In Gopherus evgoodei ecotype Sinaloan lineage chromosome 7, rGopEvg1_v1.p, whole genome shotgun sequence, the sequence cccccaccagcatgacttGAAGCCCCACCCAGGACAATGGGGAACCCTCCTGTGGCAGATACTGGCCTCTGCCTGCCCGCTCACAACTCgaacacacccctgccccacagggagAGACTGCAATGGCTTCTTACTCAAGAATGGCTTAATGTATCTGCAGACCCTATCACTAAGTGCCAGGCATGCATGGGCCAAGAACAATGGTACCAGCACCACCTTCCCACTCCTGCCTTTTCTCTCCCCAGCACAGCCACGTTCCTGCCCATCATGCTGCCTCCACTGTCCCCATAAGGGCCTGTCATAACCTCAGGGCACCAGGAAACAGACTTCCCAATGGAGATCTTGGCCACCAGCAGAGGGCATCCTGTGGCAGCATGGACCTTCTACATTGGGTAAGGGGGAGTCGGCTAATGGGGACATAGTACAGGATGTGATCATTACAGACTCTGCACCCCACCACAGCTCCCTATGGCTCCCCAACATGGGACCTTTCCCCCATGCCACACCTGGGGTCCAGGAGCTCAGGCACCAGATTTTCAGCTGAGCTCTTGAGAAAATCTGGCTCTAGGTGATTTGCCTGTGCTCAGGAAGGaggccaggaatggaacccaggatgCCTAGCTCTTGAAACCATGCTCTTCTTCCAGCTGCCTCCTGAAGCTGGGCCCTGCGGGACCGGATCCAGAAAGAGGAAGTCATGGCTGTCATGTGCAGTTAGCCTGCACAGCAGCAGGGCCACAGCTCCCATTTCAACAGCTGCACTCCCCCCGCCAGGAGAGGCATGGTAAGCTCAGGAACTCATCCTCTGCCTTCCTCAGCCATGGCAACACTGGACAGGACCAGGGAGCTGGAATGCAATCTCACAGACCCACCTGGCTAACACAGGAagattccctccaccccctctccacTGCCCATCCTTCTCTCCTCCACCCAGCCTGCCAGGAAGGCCACAGAGCTGCCCTGTCTCAGCTCCCTTGGCTACCACCATGCAAGAGCCCTATGCCCAGGCAGCACAAGCAACAGGGCTGCTGGCAAGTCAGCTCAGATGCAGAGGGCAAGCGGGACTGGGACCCTGCTCTACCCCATAAAGCACCACAAGCCCATGACAACACAGGAAGGGCACAGCTGGGTGTGAATTTGAGGAGCTGGTGTTTAAAGCCTTGGATGGTGGGAAGAATCAGTTCCTCCTGCCCTCCCTGGTGGGAGATCACATGGGGCCTGGAAAAGACTGTGCAAAAGTCTGTCCCCTTGGTATGTTCTGGTGCCTTTGCTGTAATATGCTGGGAGGCTGTGTGATCACACTGCCCCCTAGTGGTGAGACCACCCACTACCGTCTCCCACAACCAGAGAGCTAGAGGCCCAGGAAGAAGCAGAGTTCTAGGCAGAATCAGTGAAAGAAAGCCGGTACAACATACCAGCAAGAGCCGCTACACCATACTGGGCTGGCTTCTCCAGACAgcaattaaagggcctggggctccctgcagtggctggagccccaggtcctttaaattgccaccagagccctgctgctggagccgtggggtagcggcagcagcgctccaggggttatttaaagggctggactctggctgcttctactgccctgggccctttaaataaccaccAGTGCCCCACCGctgctccagcagctatttaaagggcccagagtgcTAGAGGCAGGGGACCCCGGGCCCTtcaaatagcccccggagccctgctgccaaagccctggggtagcagcgggcaccctgggctctggcagcactttaaaggcCCGGGTAGGTAGCGGCAgccgagccctgggccctttaaactgctgccggagcccccggCTGCCGCTGCTATcccagcaggggaggaggaggccaCTTACTAGTACAGAGTAGGCTGGGCTTGGTTCTGatgccccccccatccctgccccttctgggggccagagctggcccaacccagcccagccccacaccagtaAGTCCCCTATTTCTAACTTTTACCCCTGGTTCTAGCCCCAACGTCTCTGGCAGAAATGGGTCTATCCCTGGGCGCGGGCACCACCTTACCCTGCTCATGACTCCAGCTTACGGCTGTAGGTAGGCCTGGTGTAGACGAAGACTGGCAGCGAGTAGCCGTCATGGTGCTGGTGAGAGATCCTCAAGGCCTCCATGAGCCCGCGAGCTCACAAACTTGCGGCCGTTCTCAGAGGAGGCCAGGACCTGGTCTAGGTAGATGGAAGGGTAGAGGGCTGTGCTCTCCTTCCAGAGCCAGGACAGCCGGTCATTGCGTGTCTCCTCCACGTCAGGGCAGCGGCCCGTGTAGCTGTCTGGATTCTTGCTGTAGTCATGGTTGTAGCAGTCCGGGAAGAGGTAGTAACCCCACAGCTGCTTGGGCCCGGTAGCTCTTGGCATGCTGCAGGGTGTGAAGCATGAATCCCCGGCCGAGCTCTCAAACTCGTACTGGGCCTCCTTGTTCACCATGTCCTCCTGCCAGTCGGGGTGCTGCGACAGCACCAGCTTGCGGGAGTTCTTGCGGTAGATGTCTTTGTTCTGCCAGTTGCGGATCCAGATGGGCCGCCATTCCTTCCAAGCAATGACAGCCAGCCCTTCCTTGGCCTCTGAGCGGATGTAATGGCGGATTCCTTCCTGGAGCCGGTCCAGGTGCTCCCGTAGGCTGCTGTTTTGGGGGACACCCCCATTCACAGCCACCTGCTGCTTATCGTAGTAGGGGTAGAGGCCCAGGCGCTCCTTGTAGAAGATGGTGAGGTTCTGGTCTACAAAGCCCTCATTGGGCGAGGCATCCAGGTCAAAGAGGCTGAAGTCCAGCTGGACCTGGAAGCGGGGCTTGCAGTCCTGGGTGGGGGCATTCCAGGCCACAATGAAGGGCTTCCAGGTGAAAAGGGGGGCAAAGGCTGGCTTCCCATCCTGCCCATGGCCGCTGGTGATAGCAAGGATCAGGAGCCATGGCACTGCCAGCACAGAGCCTCCCCGCATTCTCTCACTGTGCTGCTCGGTCACAGGATGGCTTCAGGTCACAGCCTGCAGGGGAACAGGGCTGTAAGAGGGTAGAGCAAAAAGGCACTCCCCCACCCCGCTAGCAGTAGAGCTTTGCAAGCTTCTCTCAGTTCTGCCAATGCCCCAAAGCCCCATTACTATCTCAACCCCACAAATCCAGCTTTGCCAATGCCCCTCCAATCCATTGAGGTACTCAAATGGtctgccactggcccccatgtgagcacctcacaaacatcAGTGCATCTCTTCTCTGAACTAGGGAGAATACTTTTCCACGTtgctgaagggaaactgaggcacagagctcaaGTGACTGATCTGAGGCCATACAGGATGACTGCAgtggagctgggaactgaaccaagATCTCCTGCATTGCAGACTAGCATCTCAGACCCCAGATCAACCTTCCTGCCCATCTCTGCCAAGGCACTTCGGTCCTGACCTGCCGCAACCCACCTGAGCCCAGTATGACTTGATGGTGTTATCGAAATGTCagggtccgcctagctgagagccaatgacagccagacagagataaggaaaggttgctttattctgcggAGAAAGGAGAGAGTTCTCTACCTTGGTACAAAatactctactccatacaaaaaacTGGAATCTTTTATacatacaccacacacacacacacatcacacacacacacactcacttcggtcagttagcatttgattggtgatTAGCAAACCcggcacttctgcaatctgctcagcaaaaaccagctcAGGACAAGCTTCAACTGTCTCAAGactgataagggaagacagttcaaaagtttaaACTACTATGTCCATGAGGCgtccaatttcccctaatggttgccagctattataaaacCACTAGCTGTTAAGGGGTCActgctgactgtcacagtccCCACTTCGGGCCTGATAATCCGAATTGTCAGGCCATTACACAATTTGTGATT encodes:
- the LOC115654897 gene encoding LOW QUALITY PROTEIN: hyaluronidase-2-like (The sequence of the model RefSeq protein was modified relative to this genomic sequence to represent the inferred CDS: inserted 2 bases in 2 codons; deleted 2 bases in 2 codons), translating into MRGGSVLAVPWLLILAITSGHGQDGKPAFAPLFTWKPFIVAWNAPTQDCKPRFQVQLDFSLFDLDASPNEGFVDQNLTIFYKERLGLYPYYDKQQVAVNGGVPQNSSLREHLDRLQEGIRHYIRSEAKEGLAVIAWKEWRPIWIRNWQNKDIYRKNSRKLVLSQHPDWQEDMVNKEAQYEFESSXRGFMLHTLQHAKSYRPKQLWGYYLFPDCYNHDYSKNPDSYTGRCPDVEETRNDRLSWLWKESTALYPSIYLDQVLASSENGRKFVSSRLMEALRISHQHHDGYSLPVFVYTRPTYSRKLEGLTGMDLVSTIGESAALGAAGAIFWGEEDYAKSQSTCQTIKAYLEEELGHYIINVTTAAQHCSQALCQGWGRCLRRDSTANVFLHLNPLSFQIRRRGEADRQQPMLWVEGELSATDTAYLRTHFRCQCYQGWRGDACEWQLSPXNSGACLTCATLGLLVLGLLAHLD